The nucleotide window CATACTGCATTCTTGATATgttgttaaaatgaaaatatttgctTAATACAAAGATAGTAATTAGTGAACCTTTATTATTTTTCAGTTCAAATATGTCTCCTACTCCTCTTATTAGCATTCTTACTAAGAACAAATTGAATTGGATAACTTTCGAGAATGAAACAAAAATTCATCCTTGACGAATCGTGTTCACCTAAAGCTCAGCCTAAAGCGAGAAATCGCTAGAGAAATTCTGACTTGATTGCTTGATGTTATATGTTAGCTAGCATGGGAATTTTGTTGCAAAAGTAACACGAGAATTTTCTTACTACAAAAGAGATCATGAAAAATTTGGAGGATTTGCTTGGAGGTCAAATCGCATTGGATTGACAATCCGGTATTACAAATTTGATGAACTCTCAACAAAAACCTGACACTCCAATCAAAAAACATATGCTTAAGCTTATGGGACTCTTTGAAGAAGCAGAAGACAATGGGGCTAAATTAGACGTGAACACTCAGATTGAAATAGTGTTCAAATCCTTGACCAAAGAGTTCGCTGGCTTTAGGGCCTCTTATAACTTGGGGAACAAGGTGCTTACCTTGACTCATCTCATGAAGGAATTGCAATCCTATGAATTGGTGTTGAATGGGGGTAAGCTGGTTCAGGAGAAACTTGAGACAAACTTAGTTGTGGGCCCCTCGTCCTCTAAGGGGAAGCAGAAAGCTAAGGGAAAGAAGAAACTGATTACGTCTTTGGTTCCACCTTGTATGGATAGAAGAAGACTAAGAAGTCAAAATATCctaaaaagatcaaatgtttctttTACAACAGGAAAGGGCACTTCAGATCAAACTATAAGGAGTATTTGGATTACCTAGCCAAAAAGGGTAAAGGTATGGAACTCTTTATGGTTGAAGCTTGCTTAGTGATCAATTGACAACTGGGTTATTAATTCTGGAGCCACAAACCATATGTGTGTTTCTTTACAGGGGCTCAACGAAATTAGAAGTCTGCGTGACAAAAGCCTCTCGTTGCGGATCGGTGATGAGAGCTATATTCCAGTCAAAGCAATGGGAGAAgttattttacattttgataattttagaaaGATTGTTTTAAAGGATGTATTTTATGTACCTCGTTTTAAgatgaatttaatttttgtagCATGTTTATTTTATAACAGTTATTCCATGATATTCAATAAAGGGATTGCTATTCATAAAAATCATTCTTTTATCTGTAATGGATGCGATGAAAAACAATCActattttatcaaaccaaataacTACTCGATGCTTCAAACTGAAATGGTGAATAAGAAGCTTAAAACTTCTCACCCTAATGAGGGATACCTATGGCACTTAcgacttggtcatattaaccaagaaagaatcaTTAGACTTATGAAATATGGTCCTAAGGATGCTTAAGTAtggttttttattcatttttttaaaacttttgaactttatttaatatttttataaatttggttaatattttacaaatttataaaaattatttgttttagtattttttaatattctttttaaaaaaacaagCTTTGAAACAAATGACCAGAACAACTATATGTCCAAATTCATTCCAACAtccctttaattttttatttttttaaaaaaattatttttgctgACGTGACAACACCGTTAACTGCCATGCTAGCGCTATAACAGTGAACGTTAGTCAAaagacttatttgatcagttttaTTAGTTTGGGGCTTGATTGGGTGCAAAAAGTTCGAAaaggcttaattgatttttttgaaaaatatttgaaGGCCAAAAATACCATTAAACCAAGTATTTGGTGAAGAATTGAACATTGAACCCCAAGTTTTTTTGGTTTCATTTTCACAAGCATAATTTTTTGTAGATGATACGGAGACCGAATTCAACATTGGATTCACTCCAAATTCGCTGCAAATTATAACATCCAAAACCATAAAAAGTTGATGGGATATAATTGAAACGAAGAAAAAAGAGCGGATAGGATATTTGGCCCCAGGAGAATAATTATGAGACCAAAAAACTAGATCATGGATTATACATTTACATAATATAAGAAGTCCTTTAATTGCAAGGAAAGCTTAGTTTCAGTCCCTAGGGAATGTAGTTCGTAATTGTAATGCAAGCCACATAATCATCCTAAGAATACAGCAATTTAGAGATAGCAATAGCTACAAACAAACTTTTGAAAACAATAATCCTCTGCGATTGTGACTGCTTTAAGCAATGATTACAAGGAAAAAGAATTATCAGCATTTACTAACATAGCATTCTCGTATTcgcatatgaacatgaaaaattAGATATATTCATTCCATCTAGGGTATTAGGAAACAACAGTCTCACTTGATTTCACTGGTTCTGGTGAGTTTCTTCTGGGTTCTTTCCTTTGCCTCTAAGCATGTCAGTGACCCTCATGATTCGCATGAATCTGGTATCCTCTGCCGCTGCTGGTGATGCTGCAGACTGCAGAGCTTCAACTGGTTCAGTTGGTGATTCCGTAATTTCTTTCTTGCCTAGCAGCCCACCTTCACCAAAAAAGCTAGTCACTGACGACGCAATCCCGAGGTGCGCTCCCATCACCTTACTTAAAGCCTCAAAAGTCCCACCTGACCGTTCTTTCAATATTATTTCAAGGGCTTCTTTGTGTGCCGGATCTAGTGCATCGGGGTCTTTTAATAAGTTCTGTATGGTGGGGAGGAGGAAATCACGGATGCTATTTGCAGAAAGATCTGctacccaaaaaagaaaaaagaaaaaagaaaaaaaaaacaagaaaagaaGGATAAGCACCAACATTACATCAAAAGAAACCTTATTTTTAAATGCAAATATCTATGTACACAGATGAACCATCTGAGAGGAAACAGAATAAACTATTACAAATTAAAAGCAGCAATATTTTATGTTTCCTTCTTGTTGCTGGATACTGTACTGAGAAAAGTTCAATCCAGGCACACACGAATTAATGCATGACCAGAGAGCATCACTATGAGAAGGCATCACTATGAGAAGGTTTGATCTGTGTCCAGCATGGAAATGAATCCGGGAGGAAAAAGCCTCCAACAAGGTGTTCGaaggaaaatatagaaaaacgTATTCTTACTACAAACataatatgattattttataaGAAGAAACATTTAAGGGAACCtggaaataaatgataaattaattgCAGTAATCATTATTACTCCTTTCTGACATCCTACCAACATGCATGATGTTCATGGTTTTAAACTGAGATTTATCAGTATCTCTGGGAAACCATTAACTTATGATGAGACCAGAAATAAAACCAAGAGAGGCATTTGAACCCGCTGCCCCCAGGGCAGTGCATCTTGTCCCCTTGGTTTTAGTGGACTTTCACTCTCCCCTCAcccttctatttttagtgatgaCAATAACGGAGAACAGAGAATGGGAGAAATATTGTCCCCAGCAAATAAGACAAGCAAACCTGTAGCATCCAGAGCACGAATAGCTTCACAAAATGCATTAGCTCTCTGCCGACGACGCATCACATCCGTTGAAGAAACAGGTGTGTTTGTCAGTTGGAAAATCTTGGACAAAAGATGTAGATCACGTTAAGGAAACAATGGGTTCTCGCAATAAATGGACAGTGGCAACCACCACAATGGCTAAAATAAAATACACAAACTCAATGACAGAAATTCTAAAAAATTGATTTGCACATGAAAGTCAAAAGGATATAATCCCTAAGTCTCTCCGTTGTATGTGGAACAGCTACCACTAATGAACGGACCACAGCAATAGTTGCTTCAAGGGATCCATCTTCAAGAAAAGCATCCATTTGAACACGTATTTTATCAACAATCTGCAACATAATAAGTTAGAAAGAACAATTCATAGGAACTGCACCAGCATGAATCAGAACAAAAACCCTGTACCATATCATTTTTAAAATGTTGTGCCACAGCTCCAAATGCATCTATGCTTGCATACTTCACATTCAGGTTTTGGTCAGAGCCAAGAGTAATCAGGGCAGGGAGAACATGTGTAGACGCCACTTTTGCATCAATATACGGCACCTGTTAAATGAACAAGGTCAATATCTCTTATTATCAGATGTAGCGGGATCTATTTGTTTTTAAGGAAAGAGAAACATACAATGACTTTGAGTATATTGGCAGCACTGATCTTCATTTCTATATTGGAGCTTACAACCATTTCCCACAAGATATTGAATATCATGCCATGATGTTCTTCGAATGTGCTGTATTATTGAAGAATATTATTTGTGAAATGTTCAgcaataaatagaaaataattaggACAAAGGTTCTTTCAATTACAAACCAAAGGAAGCGGACAGCATTAACAATATCCATGTTGTGTGTTGTAGACCGACTCTCCTTCGTGGCACCTTCCAGTAGCAGCTTTCTCAAGTAGTCAGCTAATTGTTGACGCTTACCAGGAGATCCTAGAACACCCGCCAAGAGAAGTGGTAGGACCCCTAGAATAGCAAGTCTCTCTGCCACAGCTGTTCTTGGTCTCAAACCTGCAACCAAGAAACAGTTATGGAATATGCAATGATTAAAGGTCAACAAGATTCTATGAATCcaatacctttgattcttgaatGAATGTTTGGAGGGAAAAACGTCAGATCTGCATCATCCCCAATTGCTATCAAGAATACAGGCAGCATTATGTGTATCAAATAAGAATCCCCAAAACATTCAGAAACAGCCAACAAAAACTGCAATAAAGTGATATAGATTAGAAACAAGAACAACGCATTATTTTCAATAGAACAAGCAATGCAAAGCAGAAGATGCCATTAAAAATGCATACTGACCAAACTACCTTTGTCATTCGGATTCTTAAGTTATCTTCTTTCTGGGGTAACAAGCAAGCCAGCTGTAGCAAACCAGAAAAGCAATCGACATGCACCCATTCAAATGCAGGCCATTCAACATGTCCCCTAGTAGgatattaaaatttatgaaaatcaaAATCTGCTCATAACTATGCCATCAAATATCTCATATGCTGATCCAAATGTCAGATATAAAAGGAAATGCAAGCCTGGTAAAAACAACAAAGAGAGCAAAAATTTACCCTGCATACAGTTCAAGTATGGAGCTGGACAACAATGTCCCATTTGAGTCCGAAACAGAGGAAAATGGGCAAGTCTCAATTGCTTTCTGATGAATAAAAGGAAGCAATTTAGCCAGCATTCTTAATGAAACATCAAGATTCCAACGCTCTTGTTCACCTAAAACACGAAGGTGGGACTCCGCAGACCCTTCAACACCAGAAAGAGGTGGGCAACGCTGAAAATATAGGTGGAATGATATTAAAATGTATAAGTATTGCAAACTGGAAATGTGGTAGTATTGGCTGGTAAGCAAGAATTGAAAGGACAAAATGCTACCTGAGCAGAGCCTAAGATATGAGAGAGTAGAACTCTCAAAATATGGTCTAACTTGTTTCCCCAATTTATTATTGCAGGAAGTAGTTCTTTTAGTGTTGTTTCAACCACCACTCCAGATGGATCACAGGCCAATTGGAACATCAACTCCTCAACCTATTGAGGAACAAATAAGACATTAAAGAATCTTTATCTATACTAGATTATAGTACACCCATGATGTGGGAGAAAAACAGAATTATGTGTGTATTTTTCTAGTTTTTTAATATAAAAGATACAAAAAGACAAAAACACCTTCAAAATGATATAATTTACTTTGTAAACCAATGATATTTTAGTCATTACTCAACTGAGTTGGTGCCTAGTTGACTCATGATACCAACTCAATTAAGGGCTTAATATAtagtatagatatatatatacaaataaatatataCTACCATACTCTATTTCTTTCAGGTCATGATATGATATTATGCTAAGGGCAAAAGGCACCATTCCCTAGACCATGGGTCATCAACCTGTTCTAGAGCTTACACTGTAGCCAATTCTGTCAAGTCAGAATTTCTTCTCCATGATTGCCTTGAAGCATATTTAGTGAAGCTGACCTTGAAATATTTATCCATAAGCGGAAAGAGTGGGAGAAACAAGGCCAGGTTGTGTGCAGCAGCTTCTCGAACAACCGTTGCAGGATCTTCTATTAGTTGTTGCACAATAGATAGAATAAGAGAATCACGAATCTCAGGTCGGACAAATTCAGCAAGCTCTCCACATGATTGAGCAACCAGCAATCTACGCTCCTCATATGTATGATTTATCTGCATTTAgaaaaccaaaaagaaaagagTGATATCACGCTACAACAAATATAACTGaaaaaacaagaaataagcaGTACAGAAACTCACTTGTTCCCAGCACTGGGGAAGCAATTCTGTTTCTGTTCTCATCTCCCCCACATTTTTAGCAAGGTTAACACATGCCTGAAATGAAGTTGAAAAGACTTAGCAAAACTTGTAGCTATTGGATACTAAAACCTGATTCTTTGAACAGTAACATACATCCATTATAATTCGCCTTTGCTGCTCATCTGGACGTTTAATCAAATTGAAGAGTGTGTGTGTCAATGAATCTCGAGTGCTGCTATCTGGATGCCTCTCGATGGCACACATTATCAGCGGAAGAAGCTCCTacagataaataaaataaataagatagACTGACAGATGTTCTAATAAAAGGTAATGTAGTCAGAAAGTGACTGACAGATGTTCTAATAAAAGGTAATGTAGTCAGAAAGTGACCTCCCGATGATTGATCAAAACATATGGTACAATCTTAGGCAAGGCATCTGCAAGAATTTGAATAGTCGCCAAACCCTGTTAAATTTACAAAAGAAAACTCAGCACCAGACATGATAGGTTTACTTGAATGTCTTCAACAGGAAAGATAAAAATAGAGCAGACACGGAGACAACTGCAAGGGTGGTGAATCTGGACGGTGAGACATGAAAAATATCATATCTTGCATTAGAGACTCTATGCACTCAATCTCCCCACAAAATCCAGAGAAGAGAAGCCCCTACTACCACCCTTGAGGATAAGGATATAATATCATAAAAACTTACCATATTCTCAGGAACAGGTTCACTGCCAAGGTTTTCAGAATTTAAATGCAACCTGCTATCTTCTGATGGTGGTTTCTCTTCTTGTTGAGATAGGTTTCTACCATCTGGGAAACCATCAGTACTGTTAGAAGGATTCATAATTGACTCTGGCAAATTTTCTTCAGGCTTGGGAGTGCTGTTGTCGAATGTTTGAACTGGCATTACCAGCGTGTTGCTGTCTACAACTTCTGCTGGTTCAATATGATGAGAGATTTGAGTTCTATTTTCATCCATCTCCacgactttctcttcagtctgtATTGACTCTTTGTCACCACAGCTGGAATCAACTAAATCCGAAATATTTGTTTTTTCAGCCTTTAATCTTTCAATTTCCATCTGCAAAGACTTTATTTCTTCCTTGTAACTTTCTATAGCCTGGGACTGAGTAGAGTCAAGATTAGCAGCCACTGGATTTTGTAAAGAACTAGATCCTTCAATGTGCATTTTCAGAGATGTGATTTCAGCTCTACAATCATTCAGTTCCTTCCTTTGGTTTTCCAAGGCTTGCTTCAGATCTTGTGTCTGAAAAACGTATGAAATCAATGTAGTAATCACCATTTTAGCATTATCAAGACCCGCTTAAAAGCAATTATATTAGAGAGAACTACCAGATTTTCCTTGTCCTTTAGATCCTTCTGAGTGGCTTCCAAGGATTTTGTTAATGCATTTATTTGACATTCAGCCAATTCTTTGTTTTTCATCAAGCACAATTTCTCATGATTTAAACTCTCATTTGCCTCTTTTAGCGAGTCATTTTCTCGAATCATAGAAATTTTCTCCTGCAACAGAAGAGCATTACTGTCTTCAATGACAAGAAATTCACAGCAAGTAGAAAACTCTACATGAAGTGTAAGAACAAATATTGTTGAAACATTGATCCTTTATAATCATAACTGAACACTTCAAATGCCAAAGATACATTAAGTCAAGCAACATGCATCTACAACATAGGTAAGAAACATCTATAACAAACAAtgtcaaaaacatcaaaatgtaaCTAAAAGAAAGGTGCTCGTAGAGAAAGATATTGGATCAAGAATCTGTTCTTTTCTCTAATTGATATCTACAGGCATAGATATTTCCTCAATGAAACAATTCCAAATGATAATAACGTATAATAAGTTTGAAGTGCTTTCTTAGTGAATATCACAACTGAGAGTTCAAGTTGATTTTATTGCATTCAGGGATTTGAAAGATATACAAACACAAGCATGCGACTGAAACAGTGCTTCCCATGAAGCAAAGTCAACAATAATAAAGGACAATAGATATAGAGTATAGAGATGAAATATGTTATTATTCAATATGAATAGTATAAACATCTCGCTTACCTCAGCAGCTTCTGAAGTTGAAGACAGGTACTGGTAATAATAATGGCGTAACGCATCAGGTACAGATGCTGGTGACTTTTCCCAAACATCTAGGTTTTGATCTGTAACCTAAAATTATATAAGATAAATCAGCTATGACAAGTTTTAAGAACTAGTCATAAAAGACGCACATTCACCAGATTAGACTCTTTCTTCATATCCTTCAGGAGCCTCAAAACATACTTGTGTAAGAGAAAAAATTAAGATTTAGAACaaataaaagatgaaaaattGGTTCTGAGAACTCTATAAACCATTATAGCTTCTCTCTCTTTGTGCTGATTTCACCATTTGAAAAGATGTCGGAACATCCCTAGAAAAAGAAAATTACTTAGGCtctaaatttgaataaaaaaaacgGATCAACCCCAGGCTGTGTTTTCTGTTTTTTAAACACCCTTCATGTTCAGAAAGTCTACATTTAAGACGTTATGAGACAATTAGTTTGTACTTCTTAGCAGGTTACAAATGATAATTCAAAAATTCCACAAATTTCAGATTATTGAGATTTGCAGGGAAGCTAGCCCTTGCAGCCAAACCAATCACAAAAGATGTTTAGATCTTCCACAGCTAGTTGGTGCAGATTTACAAAATTAACAAGCAGCAACAATAAGAAAATGCTACCAACTTTTCGCATACCTCTTCATAAAATGTCATTGCAGTTAGTCGATATCCAGCAACTAGCAAATATTCCTTTACTGCACAATTTAGATCTTTACGCTCGTTAGCTTTCAATGGGCCTAAATCAGAAAAGGGAGCATCTCGCTTTTGCCGATGTATTTCCGGTGCATGATTTACATGATTGCTTACACTTGGTTCTACATATGCATACAACATAAAAGGAATTTAGACATGCCAGATGCATGGTGACATCTAATAATAAAAGCAATGTTGTCAAGGGTGCTAGGTGCACTCGAGACACTAGGAACTCTATATAGCCCGAGGCAGAAGGAGCAAAAAAAGCGCTCGCCCAAGTAAACCAAGGCGCAAACatataaatgaatatatataatgtGTATAAAAGATATGTAACTAGTACATATAATTAATAAGtattaattaattagtaaaagaaagataaattttaatatagttcaatttataaattcaaaacaTTGTTCAATGGTTTAATTGTTTAAGATTAATAATTTACTTAAATGTATTGTAAAATAAAACACCAtaagaatgaaattaaatatCATTATCAGAAACTAGCTCTAAATTTCCTTCATCTTTCTTGAAAAAGTTAACTaggtttttataaaataaaattggttaataattaattaaaaagtcatttatgatatttattatatttttcttttaaaagtcaaaataaaaaaaataaacaggAGAATGGAATGACTCATTAGTGAAGCACATTTTTCGCGCCTGGCTTTGCAACAATGGCGCCCAAAAAGCACACCAGGCACTCGCCTGATGATGTCACCTTGCCTTGAGGTGGCTGAGGCGGTAATGGCCATTTGCACTGCGCCTTAGCGCCTAGGCGCATGCCTTGACATCACAGGATAAAAGCATGCACAAATAAAACAATCCCCTAAAATGCCCAATTTACTGCTGGAAATCCTACAAAGCCCGCCAGAAAATGCAAAATAGTTGCCTTCGAAAAGGTACTGCTGCAGAAATTGGGATTTTTATTTGCAAAGAATGACATGAATATCTAGCATGGTTAGGAGAAAACTATATTTCATTCTGTGCATAGACATAGTCATGCAAGGTGGCCAACCTCATGTAATGCAAACGGAGCCAAAAAGAATAATTCCCTTATTCTTTACCTTTAATGAATGTACCAACAGTGCACCTATATTTTATTTAGGTAGCCACTCTTGAGCATTTTGTTTCCTCTAATGATTCTTACAGCCATAAACAAAAAGCATGCTGACCATGTAATACTCAAAGAGACTAAAATTTTCTCTAaaaatacacacacacacacacacacaaaataaaaaatagactGTTGGATTTATGTTTTTGCCATTTGCCTTTGTCTTTTTTAGATAAAtataaataagaaagaaaaaggtaataaaataaatagaaagcaAAAGGCATGTAACAAAAGCATAAACCAGATGGATTCTAAGTGCATCAATACAAATATTGATGAATAAGAAATGTTACCACTCGATTTATCCTGAGTGAGATCTTCTTTTCTTTGTAACTCAGTCTTGAGTTTCACAATGTCTTCTTGAGCTAAACGTAGTTCATATTCACAAAGCGCTAGTTTTTCTTCAATTGCTTCTTTCTCTTCTAGCAAACTCTGAGGATCTAAAACTGCAGTTCAAGAAATAAAGGTTAGCTGAAACCATCAATAAGGTTCACATAGTCGATGCTAAGTCTAAATTGAAACCATCAATAAGGTTCACTAGCTATATCTTCAGCATAAGCATTCCATCTTCCACATAGAATGATATATATTTTCTAGCAAGATCGTAAAAATGCCTTCACTAACAACCACATTACGGTAGAATTAAGCTGAGCGAGGAACCATCCTTAATTCTTTACTCTCTATCAACTGCGAAGACAACAAACTAACTTGCTTCTAACAAATTCAGCTTCCACTTGGTAATTACTTGTATTACTAACTTGAACTTTCTAAAAAGTTTATATAAGGCAAATTCcaatgattaattaaatttttaaaaaaaaattaaaaagaaaaaacattGTACCTCGAAGAGAGTTGTAACGGGAGATTTGATCGGGAGGAAAATGAGAAGGATCAGAGAAGAACTCCTTGAGACGAATCGCTTGAGCATCACGGCCATCGTCGAGAAGCTCGTGGAGTAATTCAAATGCCGTTAACAAGTAATTTTCTTCCAGTAAAAAATTCACCACGCAATTGCATAGCGAAGATCTTTCTACATCCATCATCCAATTCCTTTCCCGATCAATCAATCTCCGTCGTTCAACAACACTACGATCTAATCAACTATTTATCTCAAAACAAAATCTATATAAGTATTTATGGTTTACGAAATGACTGCAGAGCTCGTTGTTTTCCAAGTCCTTAAGCTGAAATGCGAGGAAATAGAGCTGGGATTTGGTGTGGCAGCGAGGTATGAAGATTTCGTGGATCTGAAGAGGCTTTTATATTTAGATGTGGGCGAGGGGTAAAGGAGGCCGTTGGATCGTTCAAATTTAAGAACGTGCGTCGGCGCTTGAGAGTTTTGAGTAGCGTCAGCCGAAGT belongs to Gossypium arboreum isolate Shixiya-1 chromosome 7, ASM2569848v2, whole genome shotgun sequence and includes:
- the LOC108460732 gene encoding uncharacterized protein LOC108460732 isoform X2, producing MMDVERSSLCNCVVNFLLEENYLLTAFELLHELLDDGRDAQAIRLKEFFSDPSHFPPDQISRYNSLRVLDPQSLLEEKEAIEEKLALCEYELRLAQEDIVKLKTELQRKEDLTQDKSSEPSVSNHVNHAPEIHRQKRDAPFSDLGPLKANERKDLNCAVKEYLLVAGYRLTAMTFYEEVTDQNLDVWEKSPASVPDALRHYYYQYLSSTSEAAEEKISMIRENDSLKEANESLNHEKLCLMKNKELAECQINALTKSLEATQKDLKDKENLTQDLKQALENQRKELNDCRAEITSLKMHIEGSSSLQNPVAANLDSTQSQAIESYKEEIKSLQMEIERLKAEKTNISDLVDSSCGDKESIQTEEKVVEMDENRTQISHHIEPAEVVDSNTLVMPVQTFDNSTPKPEENLPESIMNPSNSTDGFPDGRNLSQQEEKPPSEDSRLHLNSENLGSEPVPENMGLATIQILADALPKIVPYVLINHREELLPLIMCAIERHPDSSTRDSLTHTLFNLIKRPDEQQRRIIMDACVNLAKNVGEMRTETELLPQCWEQINHTYEERRLLVAQSCGELAEFVRPEIRDSLILSIVQQLIEDPATVVREAAAHNLALFLPLFPLMDKYFKVEELMFQLACDPSGVVVETTLKELLPAIINWGNKLDHILRVLLSHILGSAQRCPPLSGVEGSAESHLRVLGEQERWNLDVSLRMLAKLLPFIHQKAIETCPFSSVSDSNGTLLSSSILELYAGGHVEWPAFEWVHVDCFSGLLQLACLLPQKEDNLRIRMTKFLLAVSECFGDSYLIHIMLPVFLIAIGDDADLTFFPPNIHSRIKGLRPRTAVAERLAILGVLPLLLAGVLGSPGKRQQLADYLRKLLLEGATKESRSTTHNMDIVNAVRFLCTFEEHHGMIFNILWEMVVSSNIEMKISAANILKVIVPYIDAKVASTHVLPALITLGSDQNLNVKYASIDAFGAVAQHFKNDMIVDKIRVQMDAFLEDGSLEATIAVVRSLVVAVPHTTERLRDYLLSKIFQLTNTPVSSTDVMRRRQRANAFCEAIRALDATDLSANSIRDFLLPTIQNLLKDPDALDPAHKEALEIILKERSGGTFEALSKVMGAHLGIASSVTSFFGEGGLLGKKEITESPTEPVEALQSAASPAAAEDTRFMRIMRVTDMLRGKGKNPEETHQNQ
- the LOC108460732 gene encoding uncharacterized protein LOC108460732 isoform X1, with amino-acid sequence MMDVERSSLCNCVVNFLLEENYLLTAFELLHELLDDGRDAQAIRLKEFFSDPSHFPPDQISRYNSLRVLDPQSLLEEKEAIEEKLALCEYELRLAQEDIVKLKTELQRKEDLTQDKSSEPSVSNHVNHAPEIHRQKRDAPFSDLGPLKANERKDLNCAVKEYLLVAGYRLTAMTFYEEVTDQNLDVWEKSPASVPDALRHYYYQYLSSTSEAAEEKISMIRENDSLKEANESLNHEKLCLMKNKELAECQINALTKSLEATQKDLKDKENLTQDLKQALENQRKELNDCRAEITSLKMHIEGSSSLQNPVAANLDSTQSQAIESYKEEIKSLQMEIERLKAEKTNISDLVDSSCGDKESIQTEEKVVEMDENRTQISHHIEPAEVVDSNTLVMPVQTFDNSTPKPEENLPESIMNPSNSTDGFPDGRNLSQQEEKPPSEDSRLHLNSENLGSEPVPENMGLATIQILADALPKIVPYVLINHREELLPLIMCAIERHPDSSTRDSLTHTLFNLIKRPDEQQRRIIMDACVNLAKNVGEMRTETELLPQCWEQINHTYEERRLLVAQSCGELAEFVRPEIRDSLILSIVQQLIEDPATVVREAAAHNLALFLPLFPLMDKYFKVEELMFQLACDPSGVVVETTLKELLPAIINWGNKLDHILRVLLSHILGSAQRCPPLSGVEGSAESHLRVLGEQERWNLDVSLRMLAKLLPFIHQKAIETCPFSSVSDSNGTLLSSSILELYAGGHVEWPAFEWVHVDCFSGLLQLACLLPQKEDNLRIRMTKFLLAVSECFGDSYLIHIMLPVFLIAIGDDADLTFFPPNIHSRIKGLRPRTAVAERLAILGVLPLLLAGVLGSPGKRQQLADYLRKLLLEGATKESRSTTHNMDIVNAVRFLCTFEEHHGMIFNILWEMVVSSNIEMKISAANILKVIVPYIDAKVASTHVLPALITLGSDQNLNVKYASIDAFGAVAQHFKNDMIVDKIRVQMDAFLEDGSLEATIAVVRSLVVAVPHTTERLRDYLLSKIFQLTNTPVSSTDVMRRRQRANAFCEAIRALDATADLSANSIRDFLLPTIQNLLKDPDALDPAHKEALEIILKERSGGTFEALSKVMGAHLGIASSVTSFFGEGGLLGKKEITESPTEPVEALQSAASPAAAEDTRFMRIMRVTDMLRGKGKNPEETHQNQ